One Ignavibacterium album JCM 16511 genomic region harbors:
- a CDS encoding response regulator transcription factor encodes MRILVVEDEKKVASFIKKGLEEEYYSVDVAFDGKEGLKLALSEEYDLIILDLMLPFKDGLTILKELREEKIFTPVLILTARDTIQDKVTGLDSGADDYLAKPFSFEELLARIRALLRRNSVDKNNILKAGDLKLDTQTHKAYRNDIEIQLTAKEYAILEYLMRNKNRVISRTKLSEHIYEFHFDPETNVIDVYINKLRNKIDKGFDKQIIHTVRGVGYLIKDD; translated from the coding sequence ATGAGAATTCTTGTAGTTGAAGATGAAAAGAAAGTAGCCTCCTTCATTAAAAAAGGTCTTGAGGAAGAGTATTATTCTGTTGATGTTGCTTTTGATGGTAAAGAAGGTTTAAAACTTGCTCTGTCTGAAGAATATGATTTAATAATACTTGATCTGATGCTTCCCTTTAAAGATGGACTTACTATTCTCAAAGAATTAAGAGAAGAAAAAATTTTTACTCCCGTTCTGATTCTAACCGCAAGAGATACTATTCAGGATAAAGTTACAGGACTGGATTCCGGCGCAGATGATTATCTGGCAAAACCATTTTCATTTGAAGAGTTGTTAGCCAGAATCAGAGCTCTTTTAAGAAGGAATTCAGTTGATAAGAATAATATTCTGAAAGCAGGAGATTTGAAACTTGATACTCAGACACACAAAGCTTACAGAAATGATATTGAAATTCAGTTAACAGCAAAAGAATATGCCATTTTAGAATATCTGATGAGAAACAAAAATCGTGTTATATCAAGAACCAAGCTCTCAGAACATATTTATGAATTTCATTTTGACCCTGAAACAAATGTAATTGATGTTTATATAAACAAGCTTAGAAATAAAATTGATAAAGGATTTGACAAACAAATAATTCATACTGTAAGAGGCGTTGGCTATTTGATTAAGGACGATTGA